In Rhipicephalus microplus isolate Deutch F79 chromosome 9, USDA_Rmic, whole genome shotgun sequence, one genomic interval encodes:
- the LOC142771327 gene encoding uncharacterized protein LOC142771327: MENRSTMLSATAASVACLTVLLLATCSTSARLDVFLFARRQNTCFADPLSSRIEDRALCPFTRTVDSQAGRIPASIPTVRCNCPGSRCSQINDFHCQEVREVLQVAYTENAGPTTFRNETFTMACACITSRTGRAVSDRLTRVDDHPSSPYGNRVRDFRWKYAMRQ, encoded by the exons ATGGAGAACCGCAGCACAATGTTGTCCGCTACTGCGGCTTCGGTTGCGTGTTTAACAGTGCTTCTTCTGGCTACATGCAGCACCAGCGCTAGGCTGGACGTGTTTCTGTTCGCCAGGCGTCAAAACACGTGTTTCGCCGACCCGCTGTCGTCACGAATCGAGGACCGGGCGTTGTGCCCGTTCACGAGGACCGTCGACTCGCAGGCAGGCCGCATTCCGGCCTCCATCCCGACGGTGAGGTGCAACTGTCCCGGCAGCCGATGCAGTCAGATCAACGACTTTCACTGCCAAGAG GTACGCGAGGTGCTCCAGGTTGCCTACACAGAAAACGCCGGACCAACGACGTTCAGAAACGAGACGTTCACGATGGCCTGTGCCTGCATCACCAGCAGAACGGGGCGGGCAGTGTCAGACCGGCTAACAAGGGTCGATGACCACCCCAGCAGCCCTTACGGCAACCGAGTGCGGGACTTCAGGTGGAAGTACGCCATGAGGCAGTAG